One Anaeromusa acidaminophila DSM 3853 DNA segment encodes these proteins:
- a CDS encoding branched-chain amino acid aminotransferase — translation MAEIKVTKVTTPKELPPQDKLGFGHYFTDHMFVMDYETGKGWHSPRIEPYGDFDLSPAAMILHYGQGIFEGIKAFKTDDDRVVIFRTRDYLARFNRSADILCIPQMDTELLREGLHKLVELEKRWVPKGEGTSLYVRPFVIADDPYVGVKSSDRYKLFIILSPVGAYYAEGFNPVAIKVEDHYVRAIKGGLGEAKTPANYAASLKAQIEAKKEGFAQVLWLDACERKYIEEVGTMNICFKIGGKVITPALNGSILGGMTRRTVLELCKDWGVPAEERAISIDEVFEAHAKGQLEEVFGTGTAAVISPVGELCWKGHKISIHDNKTGPFAQKLFDHVTGIQSGKIADKFGWVDEVTKI, via the coding sequence ATGGCGGAAATTAAAGTAACAAAGGTAACTACACCCAAGGAGCTTCCCCCGCAGGATAAGCTCGGCTTTGGTCACTACTTTACGGACCACATGTTTGTCATGGATTATGAGACCGGTAAAGGGTGGCATTCGCCGCGGATTGAGCCTTATGGCGATTTTGACCTTTCTCCGGCGGCTATGATCCTTCATTACGGCCAAGGTATTTTTGAAGGAATTAAAGCCTTCAAAACCGATGATGACCGTGTTGTCATTTTCCGGACACGCGACTATCTTGCTCGGTTCAACCGCTCGGCGGATATTCTCTGTATTCCTCAGATGGACACGGAGCTGCTGCGGGAAGGACTGCATAAGCTGGTCGAACTGGAAAAACGCTGGGTGCCTAAAGGCGAAGGTACGTCCTTGTATGTACGTCCTTTTGTTATTGCCGACGATCCCTACGTGGGAGTAAAAAGTTCGGACCGCTATAAGCTGTTTATTATCCTTTCGCCGGTCGGCGCATATTACGCCGAAGGCTTTAATCCAGTAGCCATCAAAGTAGAAGATCATTATGTACGGGCTATCAAAGGCGGCCTTGGCGAAGCCAAAACGCCGGCGAACTACGCAGCCAGCTTGAAAGCGCAGATTGAAGCGAAGAAAGAAGGCTTTGCGCAGGTACTCTGGCTCGACGCCTGTGAGCGCAAGTACATTGAAGAAGTAGGTACGATGAATATCTGCTTTAAAATTGGCGGTAAAGTCATTACTCCGGCGCTGAATGGCAGCATCCTTGGCGGTATGACCCGGCGAACTGTGTTGGAGCTCTGTAAAGACTGGGGCGTACCGGCAGAAGAACGGGCTATTTCCATTGATGAAGTATTCGAAGCTCATGCCAAAGGGCAGCTGGAAGAAGTATTTGGCACAGGTACGGCAGCGGTTATCTCGCCGGTAGGCGAGCTTTGCTGGAAGGGACATAAGATCAGCATTCACGATAACAAGACTGGTCCTTTTGCGCAGAAGCTGTTTGATCATGTTACAGGTATTCAATCCGGCAAAATTGCCGACAAGTTCGGTTGGGTTGATGAAGTAACCAAAATTTAA
- a CDS encoding CdaR family protein: MQGLANLLRRNLAMKLLALFSAIFLWLYVMNEQNPPAEVSYSVPVEVHNLASDLVVHQLPETVRVRVKGPRSAVAYLNPADMKAVLDLKGLSEGKHTPRFQVNVPSGVELLEIQPNPVPITLEMIISKVVPVELRLNGSPEPQTASVKTDSSVKQVRIEGLRSAVAAVSQVVVTVDASGKDASFEVEAPILALNSEGRMAEGVTITPDVSHVLVAWSKPQIKKQLDVEAAFQGQLPLGTKITRMVIVPNKVEAQGDKAVLDGMPYISTEIIDLSQVNGNIDRELNLQAQPGVVFQPTKVRVQISVER; this comes from the coding sequence ATGCAGGGATTGGCGAACTTATTGCGCAGAAATTTGGCGATGAAGCTGTTAGCGCTTTTTTCCGCTATTTTTTTGTGGCTTTATGTAATGAATGAACAAAATCCGCCGGCAGAGGTCAGCTATAGCGTACCTGTAGAGGTACACAATCTGGCCAGCGATTTAGTAGTGCATCAATTGCCGGAAACCGTGCGCGTCCGTGTCAAAGGGCCGCGCAGCGCTGTGGCGTATTTGAATCCGGCGGATATGAAGGCGGTGCTGGACCTAAAGGGACTGAGCGAAGGGAAGCATACGCCCCGGTTTCAGGTCAATGTGCCTAGCGGCGTAGAATTGCTAGAGATTCAGCCGAACCCTGTACCTATTACCTTGGAAATGATTATCTCTAAAGTAGTGCCTGTAGAATTGCGCCTAAATGGCAGCCCAGAGCCGCAGACGGCTAGTGTGAAGACGGATTCTTCGGTGAAACAAGTGCGTATAGAAGGTCTGCGCAGCGCTGTAGCAGCGGTCAGCCAGGTCGTGGTAACCGTCGACGCCAGCGGCAAGGATGCTTCCTTTGAAGTGGAAGCTCCTATTTTGGCTTTAAATAGTGAAGGCCGGATGGCGGAAGGCGTCACCATTACACCCGATGTATCGCATGTGCTTGTTGCTTGGTCTAAACCGCAGATCAAGAAACAACTGGATGTGGAAGCCGCTTTCCAGGGGCAATTGCCGTTGGGAACCAAGATTACCCGTATGGTAATTGTGCCTAATAAGGTAGAAGCGCAAGGCGATAAGGCTGTGTTAGACGGAATGCCTTATATTTCTACGGAAATCATTGACTTATCGCAGGTGAATGGTAATATAGATCGGGAATTGAACTTGCAGGCGCAGCCGGGCGTGGTTTTCCAGCCGACTAAAGTACGTGTGCAAATTAGTGTAGAGCGCTAA
- the argF gene encoding ornithine carbamoyltransferase, translating into MSLYGRDFLSIQEWSTEELEQVLTVAADLKKKQQQGEAHPILRGKTLGMIFQKSSTRTRVSFEVGMWQLGGQALFLSSNDLQIGRGEPVKDTARVLSRYLDGIMIRTFSHAEVEELAAYADIPVINGLTDRLHPCQAMADLLTIREHKGSLKGLKMAYIGDGNNMVHSLMHGCAKFGMDISVSTPTAYEPNAGIVAAAKQVAQNTGSRIELTQDVLEAAAGADVLYTDVWASMGMESEQVARQAVFKNYQINQQVLAAADKKAIVLHCLPAHRGEEITEDVLEGPQSVVFDEAENRLHVQKAIMALVMGK; encoded by the coding sequence ATGAGCCTATACGGCAGGGATTTTTTATCAATACAGGAATGGTCTACGGAAGAACTGGAACAAGTGCTGACGGTGGCGGCGGATTTGAAAAAAAAGCAACAGCAAGGAGAGGCGCATCCGATCTTGCGCGGTAAAACGCTGGGCATGATTTTCCAAAAATCCTCCACCCGCACCCGGGTTTCTTTCGAAGTCGGCATGTGGCAGCTCGGAGGGCAAGCGCTGTTTTTAAGCTCCAATGATCTGCAGATTGGCCGCGGCGAACCTGTAAAAGATACGGCCCGTGTGCTATCGCGCTACTTGGACGGCATTATGATTCGCACTTTTTCTCATGCGGAAGTGGAAGAGCTGGCTGCGTATGCGGATATTCCGGTCATTAACGGCCTTACGGACCGGCTGCATCCGTGTCAGGCGATGGCGGACCTTTTGACCATTCGAGAGCATAAAGGCTCTTTGAAAGGGTTAAAGATGGCCTACATCGGTGACGGCAACAATATGGTTCACTCACTGATGCATGGCTGTGCCAAATTCGGCATGGATATTTCCGTTTCCACTCCCACGGCATACGAGCCGAACGCGGGGATTGTAGCTGCGGCAAAGCAGGTGGCTCAAAACACCGGCAGTCGTATTGAGCTGACGCAAGACGTGCTGGAAGCAGCCGCCGGAGCGGATGTTCTCTACACCGACGTCTGGGCCAGCATGGGTATGGAAAGCGAACAGGTGGCGCGCCAGGCCGTTTTCAAAAACTATCAAATCAACCAGCAAGTGCTGGCTGCGGCCGATAAAAAGGCCATTGTCCTGCACTGTCTGCCGGCGCATCGCGGCGAAGAGATTACCGAAGACGTTCTGGAAGGTCCGCAATCGGTAGTCTTTGACGAAGCGGAAAACCGGCTGCATGTGCAAAAAGCCATCATGGCCCTGGTAATGGGCAAATAA
- a CDS encoding argininosuccinate synthase, translating to MSEIKKVVLAYSGGLDTSVIIPWLKENYNGCEVIAMCADIGQGDELDIVREKAIASGASKIYVEDLVKPFLEEYVWPTLKAGAVYEGKYLLGTSFARPLIAKAMVAIAEKEGADAIAHGATGKGNDQVRFELTVKALAPHLKIIAPWRLWDIRSREDAIDYAEKHNVPVPVTKKRPYSMDRNIWHLSHEGADLEFPSNEPPMDLYMVTNHPEQAPDEAEYLELGFEKGIPVSVNGEKLDSVALVTKLNAIGAKHGIGIADIVENRLVGMKSRGVYETPGGAILYYAHRELEYLTLDRATLHFKEQTAIRYGELVYDGMWYSPLREALDAFVDSTQQTVTGTVRMKLYKGNILSAGSKSPYSLYHEGFVTFGRDEVYNQADAEGFINLFGLPLKVRALMQKEAGIK from the coding sequence ATGAGTGAAATCAAAAAAGTGGTATTGGCCTACTCGGGAGGCCTGGATACTTCGGTAATCATTCCCTGGCTGAAAGAAAACTATAATGGCTGCGAGGTTATCGCCATGTGCGCCGATATCGGCCAAGGCGACGAACTGGATATCGTTCGGGAGAAAGCTATTGCTTCGGGCGCCAGCAAGATTTACGTCGAAGACTTGGTGAAACCCTTCCTGGAAGAGTATGTATGGCCGACGCTGAAAGCCGGCGCTGTATACGAAGGAAAATATCTGCTGGGCACCTCTTTCGCTCGGCCGTTGATCGCCAAAGCCATGGTGGCTATCGCTGAAAAAGAAGGCGCAGACGCTATCGCTCACGGCGCTACCGGTAAAGGCAATGACCAGGTTCGTTTTGAACTGACTGTGAAAGCCTTGGCTCCACATCTGAAAATTATCGCTCCTTGGCGGCTGTGGGACATTCGTTCTCGTGAAGACGCCATCGACTATGCGGAAAAACACAATGTTCCTGTGCCGGTTACTAAAAAACGCCCGTACAGCATGGATCGCAACATTTGGCATCTCAGCCATGAAGGCGCTGACTTGGAGTTCCCCTCCAACGAGCCGCCGATGGATTTGTACATGGTTACCAATCATCCGGAGCAGGCTCCTGATGAGGCGGAGTACTTAGAACTTGGTTTTGAAAAAGGCATCCCTGTCAGCGTCAACGGTGAAAAACTCGACAGCGTAGCTTTGGTGACCAAGCTGAACGCCATTGGCGCCAAGCACGGCATCGGCATTGCGGATATCGTAGAAAACCGTTTGGTGGGCATGAAGTCCCGCGGCGTATACGAAACTCCTGGCGGCGCTATTTTGTACTATGCTCATCGCGAGTTGGAATACCTTACGCTGGATCGGGCGACGCTGCACTTCAAAGAGCAGACCGCCATTCGTTACGGCGAACTGGTTTATGACGGCATGTGGTATTCGCCGCTGCGTGAAGCGCTGGACGCTTTTGTGGACAGCACGCAGCAAACCGTTACCGGCACTGTGCGCATGAAGCTGTATAAAGGCAACATTCTGAGCGCCGGCAGCAAGTCTCCGTATTCCTTGTACCATGAAGGCTTTGTTACCTTTGGCCGTGACGAAGTATACAATCAAGCGGATGCGGAAGGGTTTATCAACCTCTTCGGCTTGCCGCTCAAAGTGCGGGCACTGATGCAAAAAGAGGCAGGTATAAAATGA
- the argH gene encoding argininosuccinate lyase, translated as MSKSMWGGRFTKTTDAMMEEFNSSISFDKRMYREDIAGSMAHAAMLARCGILTDAEAASIRQGLQDILADIEAGNFSFEVSLEDIHMNIEKRLTERIGAVGGKLHTARSRNDQVAVDTHMYVRREIGEIAKLLEDLQKAFVEAAQNNLQVIMPGYTHLQRAQPILFSHHMMAYFFMLARDFERLQGVQRRTDILPLGAGALAGTTFPIDRHYVAEQLGFAQVYQNSLDAVSDRDYILEFLSFASILMVHLSRISEEIILWSSAEFAFIELDDAHCTGSSIMPQKKNPDMAELVRGKSGRVIGHLMAMLTTVKGLPLAYNKDLQEDKEGLFDAIDTIKFSLAVYAAMIRGLRVRQEKMEQAVRHDFSNATDMADYLVKKGLPFRQAHEVVGKTVRYCIEQEKWLMDLSIAEFQQFSTLFEEDILEAIKVETCVENRNSFGGTSPTQVKLAMEAAEEIIRKQQSFLDMYTKNDI; from the coding sequence ATGAGTAAGAGCATGTGGGGTGGACGTTTCACCAAAACGACCGACGCCATGATGGAGGAGTTTAACTCCTCCATCTCTTTTGATAAGAGAATGTACAGAGAAGATATTGCCGGCAGCATGGCCCATGCGGCTATGCTGGCGCGGTGCGGCATCCTGACGGACGCAGAAGCCGCATCGATTCGTCAAGGACTGCAAGACATTCTGGCGGATATTGAAGCCGGTAATTTTTCCTTTGAAGTGTCTTTAGAAGACATTCACATGAATATTGAAAAGCGCTTGACCGAGCGCATCGGCGCTGTCGGCGGCAAGCTGCATACGGCGCGCAGCCGCAATGATCAGGTGGCGGTGGATACGCACATGTATGTGCGCCGGGAAATCGGCGAAATTGCGAAACTGCTGGAAGACTTGCAAAAGGCCTTTGTAGAGGCGGCGCAGAACAATCTGCAGGTTATTATGCCTGGCTACACGCACCTGCAGCGGGCGCAGCCGATTTTGTTCTCTCACCACATGATGGCGTACTTTTTCATGCTGGCGCGGGATTTTGAACGCCTCCAGGGCGTGCAGCGCCGGACGGACATTCTGCCCTTGGGGGCGGGAGCGCTGGCAGGCACAACCTTCCCGATCGACCGCCACTATGTGGCGGAGCAGCTTGGGTTTGCGCAAGTGTACCAAAACAGTCTGGATGCTGTAAGCGATCGCGACTACATTTTGGAATTCCTTTCCTTCGCGTCCATCCTGATGGTGCACTTATCTCGGATCAGTGAAGAAATCATTCTTTGGTCTTCAGCGGAGTTTGCTTTTATTGAACTGGATGACGCTCATTGTACAGGCTCCAGCATCATGCCTCAGAAGAAAAATCCCGATATGGCGGAACTGGTGCGCGGCAAAAGCGGCCGGGTCATTGGTCACTTGATGGCCATGTTGACGACGGTAAAAGGCTTGCCGTTGGCGTATAACAAGGATTTGCAGGAAGACAAGGAAGGCTTGTTTGATGCTATCGATACCATTAAATTCAGCTTAGCGGTCTATGCGGCCATGATCCGCGGCTTGCGGGTACGCCAGGAAAAGATGGAGCAGGCTGTGCGCCATGATTTCTCCAATGCCACCGATATGGCGGATTACCTGGTGAAAAAAGGGCTGCCTTTCCGCCAGGCTCATGAAGTGGTCGGTAAGACGGTACGGTATTGCATTGAACAGGAAAAATGGCTGATGGATTTATCCATCGCCGAGTTCCAACAGTTCTCAACGCTTTTCGAGGAAGATATCCTAGAAGCAATCAAGGTGGAGACTTGCGTGGAAAACCGCAATTCTTTCGGCGGCACGTCTCCGACACAGGTAAAGCTGGCTATGGAAGCTGCAGAAGAAATTATCCGAAAACAGCAAAGCTTCCTTGACATGTATACAAAAAACGATATATAA
- the cdaA gene encoding diadenylate cyclase CdaA, producing MMSQIEVILATLSGLDVIDIIIVAFVLYRLYYMIRDTRAAALVKGLMLLLLATAGSKWLGLNVVYWLLQKTVTVMLVALPVVFQPELRRALEQLGRGKLFRKNAFLNEEETEDFLQEMAKAVAVLAKNKIGALLVLERETGLGDYTETGIKVDGIVSNEFLINIFIPNTPMHDGAAVLRGNRVLAVGCLLPLTEDRSLSKELGTRHRAAIGITEQTDAVVVVVSEETGTISVARSGKLTRYLDTESLKEMLRPLVVQRHTSLGDFFNWRQ from the coding sequence ATGATGTCGCAAATTGAAGTGATCCTGGCCACGTTGAGCGGTCTTGACGTGATTGACATTATTATAGTTGCCTTTGTATTATATCGGTTGTATTATATGATTCGCGACACTCGCGCAGCGGCATTGGTAAAAGGGCTGATGCTGCTTCTTTTGGCTACGGCGGGAAGCAAGTGGCTGGGCTTAAATGTGGTCTACTGGCTGCTGCAAAAGACGGTTACTGTTATGCTCGTGGCTTTGCCTGTGGTGTTTCAACCGGAGCTGCGGCGAGCGTTGGAGCAATTAGGGCGCGGTAAGTTGTTTCGTAAGAACGCCTTTTTGAATGAGGAAGAAACCGAGGATTTCTTGCAGGAAATGGCTAAGGCCGTTGCGGTGCTCGCAAAAAACAAAATTGGCGCGCTATTGGTGCTGGAACGAGAGACTGGCTTGGGGGATTATACGGAAACAGGGATCAAAGTTGACGGTATTGTGTCCAATGAATTCCTGATTAATATTTTTATTCCTAATACGCCTATGCATGACGGCGCCGCGGTACTGCGCGGCAATCGTGTCCTGGCGGTGGGCTGTTTGCTTCCTTTGACGGAAGACCGCAGCTTAAGTAAAGAGCTGGGGACGCGTCACAGGGCGGCGATCGGTATAACGGAACAGACGGACGCCGTAGTGGTGGTAGTCAGCGAGGAAACCGGCACGATTTCCGTAGCGCGATCCGGTAAGCTGACCCGCTATTTAGATACGGAAAGCTTGAAGGAAATGCTGCGGCCCTTGGTTGTGCAGCGTCATACGAGTCTTGGGGACTTCTTTAATTGGAGGCAATAA